Part of the Natronobacterium gregoryi SP2 genome, CAGCCCCGCGTGTGCCCGCCCTTTGATCACCATGTACATCAACACAACCAGCCCGACTAGCGTCCCGAGTAACGCGCCCAGTGCCGGCACGTTCAGCGCGATCAACGGCACCTCGAGCGGTTCCGTCTCGAGGAAGAACGCTGCGCTGACCACGAGAATCGTCGGGATGACGGCGTCACCGAGTCCGATGAACAAGGCGTCGCGCTCGAAGTCGCGGTCGCCTTCGCTCTCGGCGGTTTGCTCGACCGCGTCGGGGTCTGGTGTGAGACCGGGTTCGGGGCCGGGGCCGGAACTCGAGGGAACGACTTCGTCTCCGTCGGTTGGGTTCGCGTCCGTCTGTGGTGACGTTTTCTCAGCCGACTCTTCTATGTTCTCGGGACCGGTCGTCTCGAGGTAAGTGTAGGAAAGCGTCAGTGGCACTACGAGCACCACAGGAATCTTCAGGTCCATCACGCCCTCGGCGAGGTCGAGCATGTGTTCGGTTCCGTAGACGCTGATGGCGTCGTAGACTGCGAGGACGGCCAGCAACAGTAACGCCGGGAGGAGTCCAAAGCTGATGCCAAAGAGCGCGGCGGCACCGGCACCCATCAACACGCCCGTGGCGTCGATGACGTACCACTCTGGATGCACCAGAAGCGCAAGCCCCACTCCCACCGACGCGAGTCCGGCGGCGACGTTTACCGAGCCGACCGTGACGATCGGCGGGACGAGCTCGGCGAAGACGAACCAGGCGAGCATCACGCTGACGCCGACGATCAAGGCCCGAATCAGCCACTGGGCGTCGTACTTGAACGCGCCGAGCATGAGTGCAGTTGCAGCGAGGATGATCGCGACGTAGAGGAAACTGTTCGTCGGGTCCTGTGGATCCTCGACCGCCTGGTACTCGGATTCGTAGAAGGGCTCGATCAACGCTAGCGCGCCGATCTGGACGGCCAGAAAGAGCGCCACCGTCGCGCTGACGGCGACGTAAATCCGCGTCCGGTGATTCATGCCGCGGCGTTTGTACCCAGGCGGTATGGGTGTTTTCGTTCCCTCTCGAGAATCGTGTTCGGACAATCCCCTGTGGTAGCAAAGTCGTCTGTGACCACCACGAAAGCCCGTGACTCGCTCGACTCTTCGGGCCCAGCGACCGCCTGTGACTCGCGCTGGCATTCACTGTGCTCCTCACTTCGTTGCGGTGTTATGTCGGCCAGGAGAGTTCGAGCGGGCAGGCGGCTCGCCGACCGCCTATAAGATGGTTGCTCGAGACGCTGTCGGCGTCTCGTGATGACGAGAGACCTCCAGTCTCTCGAACCACGGCTCCACCGCCACGCGAGTCAGTTCCTTTCATTCCCGCCCTGTGGTTGCTCGACCGGTCAGCCGACACGGGTGGGAACGAAGGGGCTTCCGTGAGTGTTCAGGGAATCAATACCTCGGGCCACGATCCACACAGTGTCCGTCTCGTTCCTAGTACTCCGCCAAGCGTCGACTGATGAGTGAACCCAGACGACCGCATTCGGTTTCACTCATCTGTTCAGGCTTGCCAAAGCACTAGCGAGCGTACAGTGTCGATCCGACCAGCGACGGCAGGTGGACGTCGTCGTTCGGCGTCACCGCCAGATAGGGGCGGTCGACGGGCCCGAAGACGTCGACGACGCGGCCGACCTCCTCGAGAGAGTCGTCGAGGACTGTCGTTCCGATCCCCTGGCGGTGGTCGTCCTCGTCAGCGGCGTCGTCGGTCCGCAACACGGCGAGTCCCTGTGCAGTGCGGACGACGGTACCGACGCGACGCATCGTCACTCGCGCATCGCGACGACGTACGCCGCCACGGCCTGAACGAGGTCGTTTTTCGTCGAGTCGTCCGCACCGCGAACGACGACCCGGCCACGCTGGGCCCAGTGCTCTCGAGAGTAGGACTTGTCGCGTTCGATCGTGGCGTCGTACCCGATCTGCTGGACTGCCTTGGCAATTTCGTCGACCGTCGGCTCTTCGACGGCGAGATCGCTAGAGACACGACGACCCTCCGACCTCGAGAGAGAGGCGTCGAGGTAGGCGGGCCAGATGACGTTTTCGACCATATCATCCCGTCCGTAAGGCTGGGATAAAAAACGGTCGTTCGCCGACTTGGCTGGCACCACAGCAAACAGGTCGTCGTCGGCCAACTCGACTGATAGACGCCTACCGTCGACGTATTGGTCGCTGCTCGTCGTTCGCCACGCGATCGGCGGGAAACAGTGACAGCAATCCGCCTCAGACGGTTTGCTGTCATACGGTTTACTGTAAGTCAGTTCCGGCACAACCGCGACCCGGGCGGCGGTTGCGCCGGTAAATCGGTACAGTAATCCGTATCAGTCATATCCGGCGCGACCGCGCTCCTGCGGTCGCACCGGTACATCGGTACAACATTCCGTATCAGTCTTCGAAAAGTCCGTCGACGACTGTCTCGATCAGTGCGTTTCGAATTTCGGGATACGCTGGAGTTCCCTCGTGGGACGGAAACTCCTTGCACCGAGAGACGAACACGAAGGTTCGAATGAATTCGCTGACGATAGCCGGATCATCGTACTTGAACGACTCCATCTCGACCCACTGTTTGGCCCCGACGAAGACGGTGTCAAATTCGGCGGAAAGCGCTTGCTGGTTCAGCTCCGAGAGTTCCGTTTCCAGCGTTCGAATTTCGTTTTCGACGATGAGATTCCTGATTATCGGGTTCGTCTCGACTTCGTCGAACGTCTGCTGGAGGGTAATTCGAACCTGTTCGCGTGGGTCGGACACGGTCTGGATCTCCGCCTCGAGGTCGTCGGTGAACCGTTCCACCTCTCGATATAACACTTCCAGGTAGAGATGTTCTTTCGAGTCAAAGAACTGGTAGAACGTGCTCGTGCCGATACCGACTTCCTCGGTAATATCCTTGATCCGCGTCCGCTCCAGTCCGTAACGGACGAATAACTCGCATCCGCTTTCGATCAGTGCCGTTCTGATCCGCTCTCGTTCGTCGTCACTGAACCCTTTCATTTGGTGAGAGTGTCGTCGGGCCAGTATAAATCAGTTCGTCTCTCCGGAGCTGGCGTGGGCCGTGCTCGGCAAACTGGTCCGCTGCCACTCGAGGCCCGGTGATCGAACCCGCCAGCGCGCGAGCGGGCCGATCGAACTGGTAGTCCCGTCCCACCCGTCGACTGCTGTGGCGGCCCGGCCCATACGGTTTGCTGTCCATCAGTTCCGGCGCGACCGCGAGTCCCCCTGCAGTCGCGCCGGTACGTCGGTACAGCATTCCGTATCACACGACCGGGGTTGGCCAAGCAGTGCAGACCTGACTCGCCACTGCCTTTCCGTTGCAGTTCGTGACCGGTTCTCGAGAAGACGGGGGTGAGTGGACGCGGCTCCCGTGTGGTGTCTCCGGAACGGTTCACGGTCGTTTGCTCGGAGGAAAGCCACCGGTCCCACGCGAGTTTCCCCAGCATGCTTCGGTGCGGACGATCGGTTGACATCGACGCTCAGCCGGAAATAAGAATCCAGGAATGGAAAGCTTTTTCATTTTTCTATTCTCACCGTTGTCCATGGTGCCCAGTAGCTGGACACAGTATCTTACGTGCAACTCTGCGTACTATTCCGTTGCAAAGGCCACGAACGAACGGCAACGAGAAGCGACGAGCGACCGAAAGAGGAGATAAGATGCGGGTACACTCCGTTTTTATTGTCGCCCTAACGCTGTTGCTGGTCTCGTCGGGCGTATTCGTAGCCGGAGCCGGCACGGGACAGGCCGACGAGACACAGCCCGAGGACCCAGAGGAACTGTACGAAGAAGGGTACGAAGACGGAATAGAAGACGGACAGCAACTGGCACAGGCCCAGAGCCCGCTCCCAGCACACGGTGAACCGGACCTACGTCTACACGCACCGAACCCGATCGTTCAGCCAGGAGAGACGAACGAAGTACCCCTCGTCGTGACGAACGACGGCGAACTCGAACGAGGAACAGACGACGTGCGCGACGCCGTAACGACGGCACGAAGCGTCGAAATCGACGCCAACGCCGACGACACGCCACTCACAGTCAAAAGCGGCACTTTGGCAATCGGGCCCGTTCCCGAGAGCCAGCCAAACGACGCTGCACAACTCGCAGTCGACGTTCCCGACGACGTCGACGCAGGTACGTACACGATCGACGTCGACATCTCCTACTCCTATACGTGGCGTTCAACCTCGGGGAGCAGCGTCTACGAACGTTCGACGACAGACCGGACGTCGATCGATGTCACCGTAGACGACGATGCGCGGTTCGAAATCGTCGACGTCTCGACCGATGCACAGATCGGTGACACGGGGACACTGACGACAGCTATCAAGAACGTCGGAAACGAAACTGCGACGGACGTCAACGTCGCTCTGGAGTCGATGAGCAGTAGCCTCTTGTTCGGTAGTCTGGAACACGAAACGACGACGCCACAAGACACCGCGATGGTCAACGAACTCGAGCCCAACGAGACGGCAACGGTGCGCTATGACGTGTCCGTGATGCCAGACACGAGCGAGCGATACTACATGATAGACGGCACCGTCTCGTTCAAAACCGCAGACGGTCTCCAGCGGGCCGACGACAGTCCGAGCGCAGGTGTCGCTCCGATGGCAGAACAGCAGTTCAGCATCGGAGACGTTCGGTCGGATCTCCACGTCGGTGAGGACGGCGATCTTCGCGGTGTACTCACGAACGACGGCCCAAGCAAAGCTGCAAACGTCGTCGTCCACTTCACGGAAGAATCGCCGACGATCATCCCAATCGAACCGAGCATCGCGGTCGGCTCACTCGAGCCAGGTGAGTCCGCGTCGTTTACCCTCCCGCTCGACGTAAGCAGCGAGGCCGAACCGATCGACAGAGTACTCGATCTCGCCGTACAGTACCGAACCTCGGACTTCGAACAGCGGATGGACGACGATCTCGAGGTCGTCACAGCGGTGAGCGAACAGCGTGACGCGTTCACGCTCGACGTTCTCGACCGAGAAATCACTGCCGGCGACGAAAAACACGTCGACGTCGAGGTGACGAACAACCTCGACGAGGCAGTGACGGACATCGAAGCGAACCTCTTCGCCAGCGATCCGCTCGATAGCGACGACGACGAAGCGTTCGTCGAATCACTCGAGCCCGGAGAAACCGCCTCGATAACGTTCGAACTCGAGGCAGATGCTGGTGCGACCGAAAAGACGTATCCGATCTCGTTCGACTTCCGGTACGACGATGCGTCCGGGACGAGCCAACTGTCCGACACCACCCGAGTCGCCATCGACGTCCTCGAAGGCGGCGCTGGACTCCCAGTCGGACTGATCGTTACGCTCACCCTTCTCGGGACAGGTGCTGGCGCGTACGTCTATCAGCGGCGATGACGGCACTCAACGAACGGATCGAAAAGGCGACCGAGCGCCTCAGCGAGACGATCGTCTCTCGTCCGAAAGCGGTCGTCGTGGCCTTCCTGCTGGTGACCGCCGTCCTTGCAGCCGGTGTCCCACTCGTCGAAACGGAAACCGACATGACCGAGGCGTTCACCGACGACTTAGAGGAACAACAGGCCTACGACGCGATCGAAGCGGAGTTCGGAACGTCCTTTATGGGCGACGAGGAGAGCACACAGCTCATCCACAGGGGTTCAGACGTGCTGACCCGCCAAGAGCTGCTTGCCAGTCTCACTGTTCTCGAGGAAATCGACTCAGATCCCGAGTTACGCGCTGCATCCGCGGACGGGCCGGCACCGATCGTCGCCCAAGCACTCGACGAGAACGCCCAGACGCCGGCACAACAGCGCCGCGTCCTCGAGGACGCGACAGAGAGGCAGGTCAGAGAGACTGTCCGCGCGCTGAGTGACAATCCTGGCTTCGTCGGGGTTCTCGCTGACGATTTCAACGAGAACGAAGCCACGGCTTCGGCTTCGATAACGGTCGTTTCTCACGACGTCCCGTCGGAGTTCGGACAGGAGGATCTGACTGATCTTCAACTGGAAGTACAGTCGGTGGCCGAAGACGAATCCGCAGAGATCCTCGTCTTCGGGGAGGGGATCATGTTCGACGAGTTCGAGAACGTTATCGTCGACTCTTTGGCGATCGTGATGCCCGTCGTCGTGCTGTTGATGCTTGCATTTCTCGTCGCAGCGTACCGAGATCCGATCGATCTCGCACTTGGTCTGTTCTCGTTGCTGTTGACCGTCATCTGGACGTTCGGGTTCCTCGGATACGCAGGAATTCCGTTCGATCAGCAACTGATTGCCGTTCCTGTCTTACTGTTAGCAGTCGGGGTCGACTTCGGGATTCACATCATCAATCGCTATCGTGAGGAGACGATACAGGGATACGAACCACTTGCGGCGATGCAGACGGCGAACAACCAGTTACTCGTCGCGTTCGTAATCGTGACAGTGACGTCAGTGTTTGGCTTCGGTGCAAACGTCGTTTCGGACCTCGAGCCCATTCAGAACATGGGTATCGCATCGGCTATCGGCATGGTGTTTACGTTTCTCATCTTCGGAATTTTGCTACCCTCGCTGAAGCTCATCGTCGACGACGTCCGGGAGCAGTACGGCGTTCGAGAGTTCAACGCCACACCGATCGCTTCGGAAGAGTCGTCGCTCGGACGCATTCTGACCTTTCCGGCGAAAGCCAGCGAGTATGCACCGACGATCTTCGTCGTCGTCCTTCTCGTCGGCGGAGCCGGAATGGGCGTCTACGGTGCCGGCGTCGATACGTCGTTCGACGAGGAGGATTTCCTGCCGCCCGAAGAACAAGAGTGGTACGTCGAATCCGCTCCGGAACCGTTTGCGCCGAGTGAGTACACCTTCACCGAGACTATAAACACACTCGAGGAACGGTTCGACGCGAATCAAGACGAGACGGTAACGGTGTACGTCGAGGGGCCCTTCGAAGAAGACCACGCGCTCGAGGCGTTACACAGGGTAAACGAGGACCCACCGGATAGCTTAGCCGTTGCATCTGGCGGTGAAACTGACGAACAGAGCATTATCACGGTGATCCAGGCGTACGCTCGACAGGACGAGGAGTTCGCGGCACTCGTCGATCGGAACGACCGAAACGGCGACGGGATTCCCAACCGCAACCTCGATCGGGTCTACGACGAACTGTTTGCGTCACCGGCTGGTCACCAGGCGGAACAGTATCTCACCGACGACCGCCGCAGCGCACAGATCGAGTACGTGATCGATAGCAGTGCCTCTCAGGAAGACGCGGCCGAAGACGGGGCCGCATTCGCCGACGAGTTCCGCTACTCGGCGACGGCAACCGGAGATATCGTCATCTTCGACGCAATTACGGAGATGATCTTCGA contains:
- a CDS encoding efflux RND transporter permease subunit, with amino-acid sequence MTALNERIEKATERLSETIVSRPKAVVVAFLLVTAVLAAGVPLVETETDMTEAFTDDLEEQQAYDAIEAEFGTSFMGDEESTQLIHRGSDVLTRQELLASLTVLEEIDSDPELRAASADGPAPIVAQALDENAQTPAQQRRVLEDATERQVRETVRALSDNPGFVGVLADDFNENEATASASITVVSHDVPSEFGQEDLTDLQLEVQSVAEDESAEILVFGEGIMFDEFENVIVDSLAIVMPVVVLLMLAFLVAAYRDPIDLALGLFSLLLTVIWTFGFLGYAGIPFDQQLIAVPVLLLAVGVDFGIHIINRYREETIQGYEPLAAMQTANNQLLVAFVIVTVTSVFGFGANVVSDLEPIQNMGIASAIGMVFTFLIFGILLPSLKLIVDDVREQYGVREFNATPIASEESSLGRILTFPAKASEYAPTIFVVVLLVGGAGMGVYGAGVDTSFDEEDFLPPEEQEWYVESAPEPFAPSEYTFTETINTLEERFDANQDETVTVYVEGPFEEDHALEALHRVNEDPPDSLAVASGGETDEQSIITVIQAYARQDEEFAALVDRNDRNGDGIPNRNLDRVYDELFASPAGHQAEQYLTDDRRSAQIEYVIDSSASQEDAAEDGAAFADEFRYSATATGDIVIFDAITEMIFDSAIQGLLLALGLSAVFLVMIYTILEGRPLLGVVNLFPIAIAVAFLIGTMRFLGMPLNALTATILAISIGLGIAYTVHTTARFIDEYDVGDDPVDPLTTTLSGTGGALTGSMLTTSLGTGALALAITPVLGDFGMLMASSVFYSFVASVVALPPALLLWSKFASADGRLRKWLYSR
- a CDS encoding TetR/AcrR family transcriptional regulator: MKGFSDDERERIRTALIESGCELFVRYGLERTRIKDITEEVGIGTSTFYQFFDSKEHLYLEVLYREVERFTDDLEAEIQTVSDPREQVRITLQQTFDEVETNPIIRNLIVENEIRTLETELSELNQQALSAEFDTVFVGAKQWVEMESFKYDDPAIVSEFIRTFVFVSRCKEFPSHEGTPAYPEIRNALIETVVDGLFED
- the srp19 gene encoding signal recognition particle subunit SRP19, with the translated sequence MVENVIWPAYLDASLSRSEGRRVSSDLAVEEPTVDEIAKAVQQIGYDATIERDKSYSREHWAQRGRVVVRGADDSTKNDLVQAVAAYVVAMRE
- a CDS encoding presenilin family intramembrane aspartyl protease PSH, with product MNHRTRIYVAVSATVALFLAVQIGALALIEPFYESEYQAVEDPQDPTNSFLYVAIILAATALMLGAFKYDAQWLIRALIVGVSVMLAWFVFAELVPPIVTVGSVNVAAGLASVGVGLALLVHPEWYVIDATGVLMGAGAAALFGISFGLLPALLLLAVLAVYDAISVYGTEHMLDLAEGVMDLKIPVVLVVPLTLSYTYLETTGPENIEESAEKTSPQTDANPTDGDEVVPSSSGPGPEPGLTPDPDAVEQTAESEGDRDFERDALFIGLGDAVIPTILVVSAAFFLETEPLEVPLIALNVPALGALLGTLVGLVVLMYMVIKGRAHAGLPLLNGGAIGGYLLGALASGVSIATALGF
- a CDS encoding H/ACA ribonucleoprotein complex subunit GAR1: MRRVGTVVRTAQGLAVLRTDDAADEDDHRQGIGTTVLDDSLEEVGRVVDVFGPVDRPYLAVTPNDDVHLPSLVGSTLYAR
- a CDS encoding COG1361 S-layer family protein, coding for MRVHSVFIVALTLLLVSSGVFVAGAGTGQADETQPEDPEELYEEGYEDGIEDGQQLAQAQSPLPAHGEPDLRLHAPNPIVQPGETNEVPLVVTNDGELERGTDDVRDAVTTARSVEIDANADDTPLTVKSGTLAIGPVPESQPNDAAQLAVDVPDDVDAGTYTIDVDISYSYTWRSTSGSSVYERSTTDRTSIDVTVDDDARFEIVDVSTDAQIGDTGTLTTAIKNVGNETATDVNVALESMSSSLLFGSLEHETTTPQDTAMVNELEPNETATVRYDVSVMPDTSERYYMIDGTVSFKTADGLQRADDSPSAGVAPMAEQQFSIGDVRSDLHVGEDGDLRGVLTNDGPSKAANVVVHFTEESPTIIPIEPSIAVGSLEPGESASFTLPLDVSSEAEPIDRVLDLAVQYRTSDFEQRMDDDLEVVTAVSEQRDAFTLDVLDREITAGDEKHVDVEVTNNLDEAVTDIEANLFASDPLDSDDDEAFVESLEPGETASITFELEADAGATEKTYPISFDFRYDDASGTSQLSDTTRVAIDVLEGGAGLPVGLIVTLTLLGTGAGAYVYQRR